A genomic window from Streptomyces sp. MST-110588 includes:
- a CDS encoding methyltransferase, translating into MSTHLPTADAQDPESSARTARLREALLAAAFTADGLLDLLGAPAYAALARSETVPALRATRGDGPLETLVRLFLLQRPVAGERARAALPLEDCLADGWLVRDGEEVRASVDVRPYGGPEGQDWWIVSDLGCAVGGAGGIGAAQDAAGVDRSQLVLGVGGASTTLAGLAVRTPVAKALDLGTGSGIQALHAAQHATRVTATDLNPRALRFAALTLALSGAPAADLREGSLFEPVGEERYDLIVSNPPFVISPGARLTYRDGGMGGDDLCRTLVSQAADHLNDGGYCQLLANWQHVEGEDWRDRVRTWVPRGCDAWIVQREVQDVTQYAELWLRDGGDHRAGPQEYAARYDAWLEEFEARKTKAVGFGWITLRKSGSTSPSVTVEEWPHPVEQPLGDAVIAHFERQDYLRATDDAALLAGHFRLAEEVVQEQVGLPGAEDPEHVVLRQNRGMRRATKVDTVGAGFAGVCDGSLPAGRILDAIAQLVGEDPVSLRDRTPEAIRMLIEQGFLEPVARG; encoded by the coding sequence GTGAGTACGCACCTCCCCACCGCAGACGCCCAGGACCCCGAGAGCAGCGCCCGCACCGCCCGGCTGCGCGAGGCGCTGCTGGCCGCCGCCTTCACCGCCGACGGCCTGCTGGACCTGCTCGGCGCGCCCGCCTACGCCGCGCTGGCCCGCAGCGAGACCGTGCCCGCGCTGCGTGCGACCAGAGGGGACGGCCCGCTGGAGACCCTGGTGCGGCTGTTCCTGCTCCAGCGGCCGGTGGCCGGGGAGCGGGCCCGCGCGGCGCTGCCCCTGGAGGACTGCCTGGCCGACGGCTGGCTGGTGCGGGACGGCGAGGAGGTACGGGCGAGCGTGGACGTGCGCCCGTACGGCGGGCCCGAGGGCCAGGACTGGTGGATCGTCTCCGACCTGGGCTGCGCGGTCGGCGGCGCGGGCGGCATCGGGGCGGCGCAGGACGCGGCGGGCGTGGACCGCTCCCAGTTGGTGCTGGGCGTGGGCGGGGCGTCCACGACGCTGGCCGGACTGGCCGTACGGACACCGGTCGCCAAGGCCCTGGACCTCGGCACCGGCTCCGGCATCCAGGCGCTGCACGCCGCCCAGCACGCCACCCGGGTCACGGCCACCGACCTCAACCCGCGGGCACTGCGCTTCGCCGCGCTGACCCTGGCCCTGTCCGGGGCACCGGCGGCGGATCTGCGCGAGGGCTCGCTCTTCGAGCCGGTGGGGGAGGAGCGGTACGACCTGATCGTCTCCAACCCGCCCTTCGTGATCTCCCCGGGTGCCCGGCTGACGTACCGGGACGGCGGGATGGGCGGCGACGACCTGTGCCGGACGCTGGTGTCCCAGGCCGCCGACCACCTCAACGACGGCGGCTACTGCCAGTTGCTGGCCAACTGGCAGCACGTGGAGGGCGAGGACTGGCGTGACCGGGTGCGGACGTGGGTGCCGCGCGGCTGCGACGCCTGGATCGTCCAGCGCGAGGTGCAGGACGTCACGCAGTACGCCGAGCTGTGGCTGCGGGACGGCGGCGACCACCGCGCCGGCCCGCAGGAGTACGCGGCCCGGTACGACGCCTGGCTGGAGGAGTTCGAGGCACGCAAGACCAAGGCCGTGGGCTTTGGCTGGATCACCCTTCGCAAGTCGGGATCCACGAGCCCCTCGGTGACGGTCGAGGAGTGGCCGCATCCGGTCGAACAACCGCTCGGGGACGCGGTGATCGCCCACTTCGAGCGGCAGGACTATCTGCGGGCGACGGACGACGCGGCGCTGCTGGCCGGGCACTTCCGGCTCGCCGAGGAAGTGGTGCAGGAGCAGGTCGGGCTGCCGGGGGCGGAGGACCCGGAGCACGTGGTGCTGCGGCAGAACCGCGGGATGCGGCGGGCGACGAAGGTGGACACGGTCGGCGCGGGCTTCGCCGGGGTGTGCGACGGCTCGCTGCCGGCCGGGCGGATTCTGGACGCCATCGCCCAACTGGTGGGCGAGGACCCGGTGTCGCTGCGGGACCGTACCCCTGAGGCGATCCGGATGCTGATCGAGCAGGGCTTCCTGGAGCCGGTCGCGCGGGGCTGA
- a CDS encoding small secreted protein, which translates to MNKKLVAALSGGAALVLALTGCSDDEGNKLDDWAKKFCDPAQAQFKKIQDANAAMQTADDGNTPSKKIQETDSKAFQQVSDAYAALSASLGKAGAPPAEGGEESQKNAVKELNSLSKGYTDLKKQVEGLDTGDKLKFAGGLRSLSDGINKLNKQSEEAFKKLEAKDVGKAMARQPGCQTQNAKGSGQPSVQPKK; encoded by the coding sequence GTGAACAAGAAGCTTGTGGCTGCACTGTCCGGCGGTGCGGCACTGGTGCTCGCACTGACCGGCTGCAGCGACGACGAGGGCAACAAGCTCGACGACTGGGCCAAGAAGTTCTGCGACCCCGCGCAGGCCCAGTTCAAGAAGATCCAGGACGCCAACGCGGCCATGCAGACGGCCGACGACGGGAACACGCCCTCCAAGAAGATCCAGGAGACCGACTCCAAGGCGTTCCAGCAGGTCTCCGACGCCTACGCGGCGCTGTCCGCGTCGCTGGGCAAGGCCGGCGCCCCGCCCGCCGAGGGCGGCGAGGAGTCGCAGAAGAACGCGGTCAAAGAACTCAACTCCCTCTCCAAGGGCTACACCGACCTGAAGAAGCAGGTCGAGGGGCTGGACACGGGCGACAAGCTGAAGTTCGCGGGCGGCCTGCGCAGCCTGTCCGACGGCATCAACAAGCTCAACAAGCAGAGCGAAGAGGCGTTCAAGAAGCTGGAGGCCAAGGACGTCGGGAAGGCGATGGCCCGGCAGCCCGGCTGCCAGACGCAGAACGCGAAGGGCTCCGGGCAGCCGTCCGTACAGCCGAAGAAGTAG
- a CDS encoding sodium-translocating pyrophosphatase — protein MAGPYTPQLLDTPSYLAEPSLTTGNRGIVVAIAVVALAALAVAAVLVRQVLAAGEGTDSMKKIAAAVQEGANAYLARQLRTLGVFAVVVFFLLMLLPADNWTQRAGRSVFFLIGAGFSAATGYIGMWLAVRSNVRVAAAAREATPAEGDTRERDLTAVSHKAMKIAFRTGGVVGMFTVGLGLLGASCVVLVYAVDAPKVLEGFGLGAALIAMFMRVGGGIFTKAADVGADLVGKVEQGIPEDDPRNAATIADNVGDNVGDCAGMAADLFESYAVTLVAALILGTAAFGDSGLAFPLLVPAIGVVTAMIGIFLVSPRRSDRSGMTAINRGFFISAGISLALVATAVFTYLPSSYKDLDGVTDPAILGRDGDPRVLALVAVAIGIVLAALIQQLTGYFTETSRRPVRDVGKTSLTGPATVVLSGISLGLESAVYSAVLIGLSVYGAFLLGGASIMLALFAVALAGTGLLTTVGVIVAMDTFGPVSDNAQGIAEMSGDVTGDGAQVLTDLDAVGNTTKAITKGIAIATAVLAASALFGSYRDAIATAVRDVGKAAGGMGLSLDISQPNNLVGLVLGASVVFLFSGLAINAVSRSAGAVVFEVRRQFRERPGIMDYTEKPEYGRVVDICTKDALRELATPGLLAVLTPIAVGFSLGVGALGSFLAGAIGTGTLMAVFLANSGGAWDNAKKLVEDGHHGGKGSEAHSATVIGDTVGDPFKDTAGPAINPLLKVMNLVSLLIAPAVVKFSYGQDKSIGVRIVVALLAIGIIIGAVYVSKRRGIAMGDEDNSGKAVKAADPAVVS, from the coding sequence ATGGCGGGGCCTTACACCCCTCAGTTGCTGGACACCCCCTCATACCTGGCCGAGCCATCACTGACGACCGGAAACCGCGGCATCGTGGTCGCGATCGCCGTCGTGGCGCTGGCGGCCCTGGCCGTCGCGGCGGTGCTGGTGCGCCAAGTGCTCGCGGCCGGCGAGGGAACCGACAGCATGAAGAAGATCGCCGCGGCCGTGCAGGAAGGCGCGAATGCCTACCTGGCGCGGCAGTTGCGCACGCTCGGCGTATTCGCCGTCGTGGTGTTCTTCCTGCTCATGCTGTTGCCCGCGGACAACTGGACGCAGCGCGCGGGGCGCAGCGTCTTCTTCTTGATCGGCGCCGGATTCTCGGCGGCCACCGGTTATATCGGCATGTGGCTGGCGGTACGCAGCAATGTGCGCGTGGCGGCGGCGGCCCGGGAAGCCACTCCGGCCGAGGGCGATACGCGGGAAAGGGATCTCACGGCCGTCTCGCACAAAGCCATGAAGATCGCTTTTCGCACGGGCGGTGTCGTCGGCATGTTCACCGTGGGGCTCGGCCTTTTGGGCGCGTCCTGTGTCGTGCTCGTCTACGCGGTCGACGCGCCCAAGGTCCTGGAGGGCTTCGGGCTGGGCGCCGCGCTGATCGCGATGTTCATGCGGGTCGGCGGCGGCATCTTCACCAAGGCCGCGGACGTCGGCGCCGACCTCGTCGGCAAGGTCGAGCAGGGCATCCCCGAGGACGACCCGCGCAACGCCGCGACCATCGCGGACAACGTGGGCGACAACGTCGGCGACTGCGCGGGCATGGCCGCCGACCTGTTCGAGTCCTACGCCGTGACGCTGGTGGCGGCCCTCATCCTGGGCACGGCGGCCTTCGGTGACTCGGGGCTCGCCTTCCCGCTCCTCGTACCGGCCATCGGTGTGGTGACGGCGATGATCGGCATCTTCCTGGTCTCCCCCCGGCGCTCCGACCGCAGTGGCATGACCGCCATCAACCGCGGGTTCTTCATCTCCGCCGGCATCTCCCTGGCGCTGGTGGCCACCGCCGTCTTCACCTACCTCCCGTCCTCCTACAAGGACCTGGACGGCGTGACCGACCCGGCGATCCTGGGGCGCGACGGCGACCCGCGGGTGCTGGCCCTGGTGGCGGTCGCCATCGGCATCGTGCTGGCCGCGCTCATCCAGCAGCTCACGGGCTACTTCACCGAGACCAGCCGCAGGCCCGTACGGGACGTCGGCAAGACCTCGCTGACCGGGCCGGCCACCGTGGTCCTGTCCGGCATCTCCCTGGGCCTGGAGTCGGCCGTCTACTCGGCGGTCCTGATCGGTCTGTCGGTGTACGGCGCATTCCTGCTGGGCGGCGCGTCCATCATGCTGGCGCTGTTCGCGGTCGCGCTGGCCGGCACCGGCCTGCTGACCACCGTCGGCGTCATCGTCGCGATGGACACCTTCGGCCCGGTCTCCGACAACGCCCAGGGCATCGCCGAGATGTCCGGTGACGTCACGGGCGACGGCGCGCAGGTCCTCACCGACCTGGACGCCGTGGGCAACACCACCAAGGCCATCACCAAGGGCATCGCCATCGCCACGGCGGTGCTCGCCGCCTCGGCGCTCTTCGGCTCCTACCGGGACGCGATCGCCACCGCCGTACGGGACGTCGGCAAGGCCGCCGGCGGCATGGGGCTGAGCCTGGACATCTCCCAGCCCAACAACCTGGTCGGGCTGGTCCTGGGCGCCTCGGTCGTCTTCCTCTTCTCCGGACTGGCGATCAACGCGGTGTCCCGGTCGGCGGGCGCGGTGGTCTTCGAGGTACGTCGGCAGTTCCGCGAGCGCCCCGGCATCATGGATTACACCGAGAAGCCCGAGTACGGGCGGGTGGTGGACATCTGCACCAAGGACGCGCTGCGCGAACTGGCCACCCCGGGCCTGCTGGCGGTGCTCACCCCCATCGCGGTCGGCTTCTCGCTCGGCGTGGGCGCGCTCGGCTCGTTCCTGGCGGGCGCGATCGGCACCGGGACCCTGATGGCGGTCTTCCTCGCCAACTCCGGAGGCGCGTGGGACAACGCCAAGAAGCTGGTCGAGGACGGCCACCACGGCGGCAAGGGCAGCGAGGCGCATTCGGCGACCGTCATCGGCGACACGGTCGGCGACCCGTTCAAGGACACCGCGGGCCCGGCGATCAACCCGCTGCTGAAGGTGATGAACCTGGTGTCGCTGCTGATCGCGCCGGCCGTGGTGAAGTTCTCCTACGGGCAGGACAAGAGCATCGGCGTACGGATCGTGGTCGCGCTGCTCGCCATCGGGATCATCATCGGCGCGGTGTACGTCTCCAAGCGGCGCGGCATCGCGATGGGTGACGAGGACAACTCCGGGAAGGCGGTCAAGGCGGCCGACCCCGCGGTGGTGTCCTGA
- a CDS encoding ATP-binding protein, which translates to MTTVELRFSALPEHVRTARLVAAAVARRAGVDEAVLDEVRLAVGEACTRAVGLHRSNAISAPVRVVLVEDEKKFSIEVGDEVPCGPAAAKAVPDARGADGDASPGGEGPAAENGDGGVDGDDEMGLAVISGLVDDVEVTSGENGGVIRMSWPTAPAPVLP; encoded by the coding sequence ATGACCACCGTCGAACTCCGTTTCAGCGCCCTTCCCGAGCACGTGCGCACCGCGCGGCTGGTCGCGGCTGCCGTGGCGCGCCGGGCCGGCGTGGACGAAGCGGTGCTGGACGAGGTGCGTCTCGCCGTGGGTGAGGCGTGTACCCGAGCGGTGGGGCTGCATCGCAGCAATGCCATTTCCGCGCCCGTACGCGTCGTGCTGGTGGAGGACGAGAAGAAGTTCTCCATCGAGGTGGGCGACGAGGTGCCGTGCGGTCCGGCGGCGGCCAAAGCGGTGCCGGACGCGCGTGGCGCGGACGGCGACGCGTCGCCGGGCGGCGAGGGACCCGCCGCGGAGAACGGTGACGGCGGGGTCGACGGCGACGACGAGATGGGACTCGCGGTCATCAGCGGGCTGGTCGACGACGTCGAGGTCACCTCCGGCGAGAACGGCGGGGTCATCCGCATGAGCTGGCCGACGGCGCCCGCTCCCGTTCTTCCCTGA
- the bldG gene encoding anti-sigma factor antagonist BldG: MDLSLSTRTVGDRTVVEVGGEIDVYTAPKLREQLVELVNDGSYHLVVDMERVDFLDSTGLGVLVGGLKRVRAHEGSLRLVCNQERILKIFRITGLTKVFPIHTSVDDAVSATD; encoded by the coding sequence GTGGACCTGTCCCTGTCGACCCGAACCGTTGGCGACCGTACGGTCGTCGAGGTCGGTGGTGAGATTGATGTATACACCGCGCCCAAGCTGCGGGAACAGCTTGTCGAGCTCGTGAACGACGGAAGCTACCACCTGGTGGTGGACATGGAACGTGTCGACTTCCTCGACTCCACCGGGCTCGGTGTGCTGGTGGGCGGGCTGAAGCGGGTGCGTGCCCATGAGGGCTCGCTGCGCCTGGTCTGCAACCAGGAGCGCATTTTGAAGATCTTCCGTATCACCGGACTGACCAAGGTGTTCCCGATTCACACCTCGGTCGACGACGCCGTCTCGGCGACAGACTGA
- a CDS encoding DEAD/DEAH box helicase: MAFNHLPAGAHDALSALSVTPVTHSVPMASNQLPPDAGPSPSPGTVLDRLTRGATRATRITHTEHLPPRIGSHAEWPARIRPEVIDAIRAAGIERPWAHQARTSEHALNGESVVVATGTASGKSLAYLAPVLSALLDGSAAPNGRGATALYLAPTKALAADQRRAVRDLAAPLGTAVRPAVYDGDTPVEEREWVRQYGNYVLTNPDMLHSGILPAHPRWSSFLRALRYVVIDECHTYRGVFGSHVAQVIRRLRRVCARYGSDPVFLLASATAADPAQAAGRLTGVPVVEITEDTSPRGELVFALWEPPLTELHGEQGAPVRRTATAETADLLTDLVVQGVRSVAFVRSRRAAELIALIAQERLADVDRSLPARVAAYRGGYLPEERRALEHALHTGDLLGLAATTALELGVDVSGLDAVVIAGYPGTRASLWQQAGRAGRSGQGALAVLVARDDPLDTYLVHHPEALFRRPVESTVLDPDNPYVLAPHLCAAAAELPLTEDDLALFGPQTHELLPVLEARRLLRRRARAWHWTRRERAADLTDIRGQGGTPVQIVEAATGRLLGTVDAAAAHTTVHEGAVHLHQGRTYLVRHLDLEDDVALVEEASPPYSTTARDTTAISILETDTEVPWGASRLCFGSVEVTNQVVSFLRRRLITGEVLGETKLDLPPRTLRTRAVWWTVTEDQLDAARVNPEQLGGALHAAEHASIGMLPLFATCDRWDIGGVSVPLHPDTLLPTVFVYDGHPGGAGFAERAFHTAATWLDATRQAIASCECEAGCPSCIQSPKCGNGNEPLHKRAALRLLTVLLKSAPDAAQP, from the coding sequence ATGGCATTCAATCACTTACCAGCAGGCGCGCACGACGCCTTGTCAGCATTGTCCGTCACACCGGTGACACACTCGGTGCCGATGGCCTCCAATCAACTCCCGCCGGACGCGGGCCCAAGCCCCTCCCCGGGCACGGTTCTGGACCGTCTCACCCGGGGGGCGACCCGCGCTACGCGCATCACTCATACGGAGCACTTGCCCCCGCGCATCGGCAGCCATGCGGAATGGCCCGCACGGATCCGTCCGGAAGTGATCGACGCCATCCGCGCAGCCGGAATCGAGCGTCCCTGGGCCCACCAGGCCCGTACGTCCGAACACGCGCTGAACGGCGAGTCCGTCGTCGTCGCCACCGGCACGGCGTCCGGCAAGTCCCTGGCCTACCTGGCGCCGGTCCTCAGCGCACTCCTCGACGGCTCCGCGGCCCCCAACGGGCGGGGCGCGACCGCGCTGTACCTCGCCCCCACCAAGGCCCTCGCCGCCGACCAGCGGCGCGCCGTACGCGACCTGGCCGCCCCTCTCGGCACCGCCGTACGGCCCGCCGTGTACGACGGCGACACGCCGGTCGAAGAGCGCGAATGGGTACGTCAGTACGGCAACTACGTCCTGACCAACCCGGACATGCTGCACAGCGGCATCCTCCCGGCCCATCCCCGCTGGTCCTCCTTCCTGCGCGCACTGCGGTACGTCGTCATCGACGAGTGCCACACCTACCGCGGCGTCTTCGGCTCACACGTGGCCCAGGTCATACGCCGCCTCCGGCGTGTCTGCGCCCGCTACGGCTCCGATCCCGTCTTCCTCCTCGCCTCCGCTACCGCCGCCGACCCCGCGCAGGCGGCCGGCCGGCTCACCGGCGTACCCGTCGTGGAGATCACCGAGGACACCTCGCCCCGCGGCGAACTGGTCTTCGCCCTGTGGGAGCCGCCGCTGACCGAACTGCACGGCGAACAGGGCGCGCCGGTCCGCCGTACGGCCACCGCCGAGACCGCCGACCTCCTGACCGACCTCGTCGTCCAGGGCGTACGCAGCGTCGCCTTCGTACGCTCCCGGCGCGCCGCCGAGCTGATCGCGCTGATCGCCCAGGAACGCCTGGCCGACGTCGACCGCTCGCTGCCCGCTCGGGTCGCCGCCTACCGGGGCGGATATCTCCCCGAGGAGCGGCGCGCGCTGGAGCACGCGCTGCACACCGGCGACCTCCTCGGGCTCGCCGCCACCACCGCCCTGGAGCTGGGCGTGGACGTCTCCGGCCTGGACGCCGTCGTCATCGCCGGCTATCCCGGCACCCGCGCCTCGCTGTGGCAGCAGGCCGGCCGCGCGGGACGTTCGGGGCAGGGCGCGCTGGCCGTGCTCGTCGCCCGGGACGACCCGCTGGACACGTATCTCGTCCACCACCCCGAGGCCCTCTTCCGCCGGCCCGTGGAGAGCACGGTCCTGGACCCCGACAACCCCTACGTCCTGGCGCCGCACCTGTGCGCCGCGGCGGCCGAGCTGCCGCTCACCGAGGACGACCTCGCCCTCTTCGGGCCGCAGACCCACGAACTGCTGCCGGTGCTCGAAGCGCGCAGGCTGCTGCGCCGCCGGGCCCGCGCCTGGCACTGGACGCGGCGCGAGCGGGCCGCCGACCTCACCGACATCCGCGGCCAGGGCGGCACCCCGGTCCAGATCGTGGAGGCCGCCACCGGCCGGCTGCTGGGCACGGTGGACGCGGCGGCGGCGCACACCACCGTCCACGAGGGTGCCGTCCACCTCCACCAGGGCCGTACGTATCTGGTCCGGCACCTGGACCTGGAGGACGACGTCGCCCTCGTCGAGGAAGCCTCCCCGCCCTACTCCACGACCGCCCGCGACACCACCGCCATCTCCATCCTGGAGACCGACACGGAAGTCCCCTGGGGTGCGTCGCGGCTGTGCTTCGGCTCCGTGGAGGTCACCAATCAGGTCGTCTCCTTCCTGCGCCGCAGACTCATCACCGGCGAGGTCCTGGGCGAGACCAAGCTGGACCTGCCGCCCCGTACGCTGCGCACCCGCGCCGTGTGGTGGACGGTCACCGAGGACCAGCTCGACGCCGCCCGCGTCAATCCGGAACAGCTCGGCGGCGCCCTGCACGCCGCCGAGCACGCCTCCATCGGCATGCTGCCGCTCTTCGCCACGTGCGACCGCTGGGACATCGGCGGCGTGTCCGTACCGCTCCACCCGGACACCCTCCTCCCGACCGTCTTCGTCTACGACGGGCACCCCGGCGGCGCGGGCTTCGCCGAGCGGGCCTTCCACACCGCCGCCACCTGGCTGGACGCCACCCGCCAGGCCATCGCCTCGTGCGAGTGCGAGGCCGGCTGTCCGTCCTGCATCCAGTCCCCCAAGTGCGGCAACGGCAACGAACCGCTCCACAAACGCGCCGCCCTCCGCCTGCTGACCGTCCTCCTGAAGTCGGCCCCCGACGCCGCCCAGCCCTGA
- a CDS encoding TadE family type IV pilus minor pilin, with amino-acid sequence MRRSETAVGRDGGFVTAEAAVVAPVLVLFTGLLLWGVMAACAQIRCVDAARAGARAAARSEPSSAVLKAARDAAPPGAQVLLTRNGDLVRVRVDAAAPGTGPLSLPLRGEATALAEETVRG; translated from the coding sequence ATGCGCCGTTCTGAAACAGCGGTCGGGCGTGACGGCGGTTTCGTGACGGCGGAAGCGGCCGTGGTGGCGCCGGTGCTGGTGCTGTTCACCGGGCTGCTCCTGTGGGGAGTGATGGCCGCCTGCGCACAGATCCGGTGCGTGGACGCCGCCCGGGCGGGAGCCAGAGCTGCTGCGCGATCGGAGCCGTCGTCAGCCGTCCTCAAGGCGGCACGCGACGCGGCCCCGCCCGGTGCACAGGTGCTGCTGACCCGGAACGGCGACCTGGTACGCGTACGCGTCGATGCGGCAGCCCCCGGAACGGGCCCGTTGTCGCTCCCGCTCAGAGGGGAGGCGACGGCTCTTGCGGAGGAAACGGTGCGGGGATGA
- a CDS encoding DUF4244 domain-containing protein, producing MAADQGLVTSEYAVGTLAACAFAAVLYKILTSHAVGSMLQALVGKALDAPF from the coding sequence ATCGCGGCCGATCAGGGACTGGTCACCTCGGAATATGCCGTGGGCACTCTCGCGGCCTGCGCCTTCGCGGCTGTGCTCTACAAAATCCTGACCAGCCACGCGGTCGGGTCGATGCTGCAAGCGCTGGTCGGGAAGGCACTCGATGCGCCGTTCTGA
- a CDS encoding type II secretion system F family protein produces the protein MSSGPRGTPHHDGSPDNTGKPHPHPQLWARAAREWSAPVGAALAGLVLVGGAIGAVVALCVAYGGWRWQRRTRATAAERTRQAAVRAELAPAADLLAACLAAGAGPREAAGAVGRSLDGPVGERLRQVAAELRLGGDPPVAWARFAALPGAEELARSMERAGISGAPAVDAVSRAAAELRAEWARATAARARRAGVLVTAPLAGCFLPAFLAVGLLPVLIGLAHTLLAHN, from the coding sequence ATGAGCTCCGGCCCCCGCGGCACACCCCACCACGACGGAAGCCCCGACAACACCGGAAAGCCTCACCCCCACCCGCAGCTCTGGGCCCGGGCGGCGCGCGAATGGTCCGCCCCGGTGGGAGCCGCCTTGGCGGGACTCGTCCTGGTCGGCGGAGCAATCGGTGCCGTGGTCGCGCTCTGCGTCGCGTACGGCGGATGGCGGTGGCAACGGCGTACGCGGGCGACGGCGGCCGAGCGGACGCGGCAGGCCGCGGTACGCGCCGAACTGGCGCCGGCCGCGGACCTGCTGGCCGCCTGTCTCGCGGCGGGCGCCGGACCACGGGAGGCGGCCGGAGCCGTCGGGCGGTCGCTCGACGGCCCGGTCGGGGAACGGCTGCGCCAAGTGGCGGCGGAACTCCGGCTGGGCGGGGACCCACCCGTGGCATGGGCACGGTTCGCCGCGCTGCCCGGAGCGGAAGAACTGGCCCGGTCCATGGAGCGGGCCGGCATATCAGGCGCACCGGCCGTCGATGCGGTCTCCCGCGCTGCGGCTGAACTCCGGGCCGAATGGGCAAGGGCGACGGCCGCTCGCGCGCGACGCGCGGGCGTGCTGGTCACCGCACCGCTGGCCGGCTGCTTCCTGCCCGCCTTCCTGGCGGTCGGCCTCCTGCCCGTCCTGATCGGCCTGGCGCACACCCTCCTGGCACACAACTGA
- a CDS encoding type II secretion system F family protein — protein sequence MSAGATAVGALPVWVALLCAGVTAWLMGGGNDSVRGTRRARWLFGDGAFGRPEGPAGVSGPQRPWWTPGRSTGRRRRRGALTGRPDSLKGPYAMWWRHRRYGIRGSAAGDTARVPAPPGPFGWWRRHRRFGREVWCLPAGIGVGLLGRSVLPVLAAVAAMFLVGRRLRTLERARERERRRAEVIRLCDAVAGELHAGRQPGQALLTAGTRAFGDTGPAVQAAARFGGDIPKALRAAARSPGAGGLTAVAACWQVAAEGGAGLASGLERIAAALRSQRDQREDLRAQLAGPRATALMLALLPLGGLLMGTALGADPLRVLLHTPAGWGCLAVGLLLEWGGLIWTARIVSGVANPAADGAGSGEGVSAR from the coding sequence ATGAGCGCAGGAGCGACGGCGGTCGGGGCACTGCCGGTGTGGGTGGCGCTGCTGTGCGCGGGAGTGACGGCCTGGCTGATGGGCGGGGGGAACGACTCCGTACGGGGCACACGGCGGGCCCGGTGGCTCTTCGGGGACGGCGCCTTCGGGCGGCCGGAGGGCCCGGCCGGGGTGAGCGGGCCACAGCGGCCATGGTGGACCCCGGGACGGAGTACGGGGCGAAGGAGACGTCGCGGGGCGCTCACAGGGCGCCCGGACAGCCTGAAGGGCCCGTACGCCATGTGGTGGCGACACCGGCGGTACGGCATCCGTGGAAGCGCCGCGGGCGACACCGCCCGTGTGCCCGCGCCGCCCGGACCGTTCGGATGGTGGAGAAGGCACCGGCGCTTCGGCCGCGAGGTGTGGTGTCTGCCGGCGGGGATCGGCGTCGGCCTCCTGGGGCGGTCGGTCCTGCCCGTACTCGCCGCAGTGGCGGCCATGTTCCTGGTCGGCCGTCGGCTGAGGACGCTGGAACGAGCCAGGGAGCGGGAGCGCCGACGGGCGGAGGTGATCCGGCTGTGTGACGCGGTGGCGGGTGAACTGCACGCCGGCCGGCAACCGGGCCAGGCGCTGCTGACAGCGGGAACGAGGGCATTCGGTGATACGGGACCGGCGGTACAGGCGGCGGCGAGGTTCGGCGGCGACATCCCCAAGGCACTCCGGGCGGCGGCCCGCTCACCGGGCGCCGGGGGACTGACCGCGGTCGCGGCGTGCTGGCAGGTCGCGGCGGAGGGCGGCGCCGGCCTGGCCTCGGGACTGGAACGGATCGCGGCGGCCCTGCGGTCCCAGCGCGACCAACGGGAGGACCTGCGGGCCCAACTGGCCGGTCCCCGGGCGACGGCTCTGATGCTGGCGCTGCTGCCGCTGGGTGGCCTCCTGATGGGCACCGCACTGGGAGCCGACCCGCTGCGGGTCCTGCTCCACACCCCCGCCGGGTGGGGGTGCCTGGCGGTCGGCCTGCTCTTGGAGTGGGGCGGGCTGATCTGGACCGCCCGAATCGTGAGCGGGGTGGCGAATCCGGCAGCGGACGGAGCCGGGAGTGGCGAGGGGGTGAGCGCGAGATGA